Proteins encoded together in one Roseibacterium elongatum DSM 19469 window:
- a CDS encoding DsbE family thiol:disulfide interchange protein, translating into MRINWLMIIPLAVTLGFFGVAGYQLLSTQGAQQLGVDTAALPSAQQGRAAPPLALEPMEGTPLLDRGMLEGHGDLIMVNFFASWCPPCRTEHPNLTALAEAGVPLFGVNYRDQLSQAEQFLDDLGNPYDAMGRDPEARNGRDWGVVAMPETFFIDDAGVVVLHFRGPITRRSIDNQIAPALAAAGHSLPELPPLAAE; encoded by the coding sequence ATGAGGATCAATTGGCTGATGATCATCCCGCTGGCCGTGACCCTGGGGTTCTTCGGGGTCGCGGGCTACCAGCTGCTCAGCACGCAGGGCGCCCAGCAACTGGGCGTCGACACGGCCGCCCTGCCCTCGGCGCAACAGGGTCGCGCCGCCCCGCCTCTGGCGCTTGAGCCGATGGAGGGCACGCCGCTGCTGGACCGCGGCATGCTGGAAGGGCATGGCGACTTGATCATGGTGAACTTCTTTGCCAGCTGGTGCCCCCCGTGCCGGACCGAGCATCCGAACCTGACCGCGCTGGCCGAGGCCGGTGTGCCCCTCTTTGGCGTGAATTACCGCGATCAGCTGTCCCAGGCCGAACAGTTCCTCGACGATCTGGGCAATCCCTATGACGCCATGGGCCGCGACCCCGAGGCCCGAAATGGCCGCGATTGGGGCGTCGTCGCCATGCCCGAGACCTTCTTCATAGATGACGCCGGCGTGGTCGTTCTGCATTTTCGCGGCCCGATCACGCGGCGGTCGATCGACAACCAGATCGCCCCCGCGCTGGCCGCGGCAGGCCATAGCCTGCCGGAATTGCCGCCCCTTGCGGCCGAGTGA
- a CDS encoding MarR family winged helix-turn-helix transcriptional regulator, giving the protein MSMHAPLATSSRTGFLAGYMESLSLVERLHRLLLDVIKDEFERLGILDINAVQALLLFNIGDNEVTAGELKSRGYYQGSNVSYNLKKLVEMGYMHHQRCEIDRRSVRVRLTEKGRQVRDAVADLFERQANGLERQGVLDLDGLDRVNHSLKRMERYWTDQIRYIY; this is encoded by the coding sequence ATGAGTATGCACGCGCCCCTTGCGACGTCATCCCGGACAGGGTTCCTGGCCGGGTACATGGAATCCCTGTCGCTGGTGGAGCGTTTGCACCGCCTGCTGCTGGACGTCATCAAGGATGAATTCGAACGTCTGGGCATCCTCGATATCAACGCGGTGCAGGCCCTGCTTCTGTTCAATATCGGTGACAACGAGGTTACCGCGGGCGAGCTGAAATCGCGCGGCTACTACCAGGGGTCGAATGTCAGCTACAACCTCAAGAAGCTGGTCGAGATGGGCTACATGCACCACCAGCGCTGCGAGATCGACCGCCGGTCGGTCCGCGTGCGCCTGACCGAGAAGGGGCGCCAGGTCCGCGATGCCGTCGCCGATCTCTTCGAGCGGCAGGCCAACGGGCTGGAGCGCCAGGGGGTGCTCGATCTCGACGGTCTGGATCGCGTGAACCATTCGCTGAAACGGATGGAACGCTACTGGACGGACCAGATTCGCTATATCTACTGA
- a CDS encoding FAD assembly factor SdhE produces the protein MSVETADIRIKRLRMRAWHRGIKEMDLILGGWADRHLADADAATLDAFEAVLAEADQDLYAWVSGQANPPATLAPMLSRVAAEFKSDLAKGQNATGA, from the coding sequence ATGAGCGTCGAGACCGCCGACATCCGGATCAAGCGCCTGCGGATGCGGGCCTGGCATCGCGGCATCAAGGAAATGGACCTGATCCTGGGGGGATGGGCCGACCGGCACCTGGCCGATGCCGATGCCGCGACCCTCGATGCGTTCGAAGCCGTCCTCGCCGAGGCCGACCAGGACCTGTATGCTTGGGTGTCGGGGCAGGCCAACCCGCCTGCAACGCTGGCGCCGATGCTGTCGCGCGTGGCGGCGGAATTCAAATCGGATCTGGCCAAGGGTCAAAACGCGACCGGCGCTTAA
- a CDS encoding helix-turn-helix domain-containing protein yields MTTTPEDGETTEGPGWYDAAATTFGDRVTGAREAAGLSQAELAKRLGVKVKTVRGWENDQAEPRANKLQMLAGMLGVSIMWLLSGEGDGLDGPDLHAPLSDDMTSVLADLRRLKVEQARLAEKMGRLEKRLRLTLANDL; encoded by the coding sequence ATGACCACCACCCCCGAAGACGGCGAAACGACCGAAGGCCCCGGCTGGTACGATGCCGCGGCGACCACCTTCGGCGACCGGGTGACCGGCGCGCGCGAGGCGGCGGGGCTGAGCCAGGCGGAGCTGGCCAAACGGCTGGGCGTCAAGGTCAAGACGGTGCGCGGCTGGGAAAACGACCAGGCGGAACCGCGGGCGAACAAGCTGCAGATGCTGGCCGGCATGCTGGGCGTTTCGATCATGTGGCTGCTCAGCGGCGAGGGTGACGGGCTGGACGGCCCCGACCTGCACGCGCCCTTGTCCGATGACATGACCTCGGTTCTGGCGGACCTGCGGCGGCTCAAGGTCGAACAGGCCCGGCTGGCCGAAAAGATGGGGCGACTGGAAAAGCGGCTGCGCCTGACGCTGGCCAACGACCTGTGA
- a CDS encoding methyl-accepting chemotaxis protein has protein sequence MLQDDNPSIGRFDKSFLIHMIKDFFTVLVIVTVVEFSLKAALVFYNFWANGADEAAVVADDLAENVRSIMRNEGGPVAARTMYPILERNWSDLGYVIAIEPTPVTIRSIEAGFGFVPRGIPAGEWPEGRHAESQITIEAEAFCLACHTEAAIGDPLGTVTVRNYLARDFEIWLKDIRLTAALSAGKIVLHSFLLFLILRARLEPLMELRSTVSRLARAYSSIGHRAEIRTSDEFGVLARDLNLFLDRISAVVEELDAVLAKVVSANDDILAIQGDLRTNIDAVSSDIRHLEREAMLAAKREPRLSNAWFDAIRASIATLQTRAHDLRGDGSTGALVDELQQVVANAETQIAGTEAVFRKLADLGDRSDTLKASMLEMTRLEERLKGIIETSGDLVRRLRPETGIGSD, from the coding sequence ATGCTGCAAGACGACAACCCGTCCATCGGTCGTTTCGACAAATCCTTCCTGATCCACATGATCAAGGATTTCTTCACCGTGCTGGTCATCGTCACGGTGGTCGAGTTCTCGCTGAAGGCGGCGCTGGTCTTCTACAATTTCTGGGCGAACGGCGCGGACGAGGCGGCAGTTGTCGCCGACGATCTGGCCGAAAACGTGCGCTCGATCATGCGCAACGAAGGCGGGCCGGTGGCCGCGCGCACCATGTATCCCATTCTCGAGCGGAACTGGTCCGACCTCGGCTATGTCATCGCGATCGAACCCACGCCCGTCACCATCCGCTCGATCGAGGCCGGGTTCGGCTTTGTCCCGCGCGGCATTCCGGCCGGCGAATGGCCCGAGGGCCGACACGCGGAATCGCAAATCACCATCGAGGCCGAGGCCTTCTGCCTCGCCTGCCATACCGAGGCGGCGATCGGCGACCCCTTGGGAACGGTCACCGTGCGCAACTACCTCGCCCGCGATTTCGAGATCTGGCTCAAGGATATCCGGCTGACTGCGGCCCTGTCGGCCGGCAAGATCGTGCTGCATTCCTTCCTGCTGTTCCTGATCCTGCGCGCGCGGCTGGAGCCGCTGATGGAACTGCGGTCGACCGTCAGCCGCCTGGCCCGGGCCTATAGCAGCATCGGACATCGGGCCGAAATTCGCACCTCGGACGAATTCGGGGTGCTGGCGCGCGATCTGAACCTGTTTCTCGACCGCATTTCCGCCGTGGTGGAAGAGCTTGACGCCGTGCTGGCCAAGGTGGTCAGCGCCAATGACGACATCCTCGCCATCCAGGGCGATCTGCGCACCAATATCGATGCCGTCTCGTCGGACATCCGGCACCTCGAACGCGAGGCGATGCTGGCCGCCAAGCGCGAGCCGCGGCTGTCGAATGCGTGGTTCGACGCCATCCGCGCCTCGATCGCCACGCTGCAGACGCGCGCGCACGACCTGCGCGGCGATGGGTCCACTGGCGCCCTCGTCGATGAGCTGCAGCAGGTCGTCGCCAATGCCGAGACCCAGATCGCCGGGACCGAGGCCGTGTTTCGCAAGCTGGCGGACCTGGGCGACCGGAGCGACACGCTCAAGGCGTCGATGCTGGAAATGACCCGACTGGAGGAACGGCTGAAGGGGATCATCGAAACATCGGGCGACCTGGTGCGCCGTCTACGACCGGAAACGGGCATCGGATCGGACTGA
- a CDS encoding class I SAM-dependent methyltransferase produces MPRPSPPEFWDRIADRYAARQMGNPEAYEASMARVLAHLTPQDRVLELGCGTGTTAIRLAGHVAHVTASDYASEMCRIARSRAEEAGVSNLTLRQASVEEALADGPFDAVCAFNLLHLLPDLPATLAQIHAALPKGGRFVSKTVCLGGSLKYRAVVTVLQWAGVVPRMRFVTADALEAEIASAGFEIIETGTYPASPPGRLVCARKP; encoded by the coding sequence ATGCCCCGCCCCTCGCCGCCCGAATTCTGGGACCGCATCGCGGACCGTTACGCCGCACGCCAGATGGGCAACCCCGAGGCTTACGAGGCCTCCATGGCCCGTGTGCTGGCGCATCTGACCCCGCAGGATCGCGTGCTGGAACTGGGCTGCGGCACCGGCACCACCGCGATCCGCCTGGCGGGGCATGTGGCCCATGTCACCGCCTCGGATTACGCGAGCGAGATGTGCCGCATCGCCCGCAGCCGCGCCGAGGAGGCCGGGGTGTCCAACCTTACCCTGCGTCAGGCCAGCGTCGAAGAGGCCCTGGCCGACGGGCCGTTCGACGCCGTCTGCGCCTTCAACCTGCTGCATCTGCTGCCCGATCTGCCTGCCACGCTGGCGCAAATCCATGCCGCTCTGCCCAAGGGCGGGCGTTTTGTCTCGAAAACCGTCTGCCTTGGCGGATCGTTGAAATATCGCGCGGTGGTGACCGTGCTGCAATGGGCCGGCGTGGTGCCAAGAATGCGTTTTGTCACCGCCGATGCGCTCGAGGCCGAGATCGCGAGCGCCGGGTTCGAGATCATCGAGACCGGCACCTATCCGGCCAGCCCGCCGGGCCGCCTGGTCTGTGCCCGCAAGCCCTGA
- a CDS encoding DUF6314 family protein codes for MIGLQDLEGRWTLARVIEDARAGLTGHVDGRAVWRPDGVGLRQEETGLLRYGAGAPMRAERSYLWRAEAGALVVYFDDGRPFHRVAKDALSDRHWCDPDIYDVTYDFAQWPRWQTVWHVRGPRKDMVITSRFSPEMGAIPPGA; via the coding sequence GTGATCGGGCTGCAGGATCTCGAGGGGCGCTGGACGCTTGCCCGCGTGATCGAGGATGCGCGCGCCGGACTGACGGGGCATGTCGATGGCCGGGCCGTCTGGCGGCCCGATGGCGTGGGGCTGCGCCAAGAGGAGACGGGCCTTTTGCGCTATGGCGCCGGCGCGCCGATGCGGGCCGAGCGCAGCTATCTCTGGCGTGCGGAGGCAGGCGCGCTCGTGGTCTATTTCGACGATGGGCGTCCCTTTCACCGGGTCGCGAAAGACGCGCTGAGCGACCGGCACTGGTGCGACCCCGATATCTATGATGTCACCTATGATTTCGCGCAGTGGCCGCGCTGGCAGACTGTCTGGCACGTGCGCGGGCCGCGCAAGGATATGGTGATCACCAGCCGGTTTTCGCCCGAAATGGGCGCGATCCCGCCGGGGGCGTGA
- a CDS encoding DEAD/DEAH box helicase family protein, with protein sequence MQMGQDGAGRGVVTGAPRLILLSGARGAGKTVAAARLGAALSMGVIRLDRYFVRYKTVTRCEDTSREAARLIARQLITDLIDARSRAVLEGGWILPKLAAELRDTHGLEPVFLGFPGAWPKKRLKAIRDGAHLSPTGRSHNLAWLDEDEALEIVGRQIGLSRWQQTMCRDLDIPYFDMTDFSAGSAAMAAHFGLDDDDAA encoded by the coding sequence ATGCAGATGGGGCAAGACGGTGCAGGGCGAGGCGTTGTCACGGGGGCCCCGCGTCTCATTCTGCTGTCCGGCGCGCGCGGGGCCGGCAAGACGGTGGCGGCCGCAAGGCTCGGGGCGGCGCTGTCGATGGGGGTGATCCGCCTCGATCGCTACTTCGTGCGCTACAAGACCGTGACCCGGTGCGAGGATACCTCGCGCGAGGCGGCGCGCCTCATCGCCCGGCAACTGATCACCGATTTGATCGATGCCCGGTCCCGCGCGGTCCTGGAAGGTGGCTGGATCCTGCCCAAACTGGCGGCCGAGTTGCGCGACACCCACGGGTTGGAGCCGGTCTTCCTGGGCTTTCCAGGTGCCTGGCCGAAAAAGCGTCTGAAAGCCATCCGCGATGGGGCGCATCTCTCTCCGACCGGGCGCAGCCACAACCTCGCCTGGCTCGACGAGGACGAGGCGCTCGAAATCGTGGGGCGCCAGATCGGGCTGTCGCGGTGGCAGCAGACCATGTGCCGTGACCTCGACATTCCCTATTTCGACATGACCGATTTTTCCGCCGGAAGCGCGGCCATGGCGGCCCATTTCGGCCTTGATGACGACGACGCGGCATGA